In the genome of Ferrovibrio terrae, the window GGGCAAAGGCGGGTGCGACATTGTCGAAATGCGGCAGGCCGATGGGCATCAGCCCGATCAGCACCAGGGTCACGCTGCTGAGGATCGGCAGCAGGGCGCGGACGCGGCGGCTGGTCTGGCGAAGCAGCGCGGACATTCCGCCGCTCCTTAAGGTTTCTTGGGCGCGGGCGCCGGCGACGCTTGGGGCGATGATGCCGGGGACGATGCCTGGGGTAGCAACGGCGGCATCACGGCGGCCGGATCTTCGGCTTCCACGCGGGTTTCATCGAATTGCATCACGCGCAGGAAATCCAGGCGGCCGAGATCGACCAGCGGGCGCACGCGCACGCCGCCATCGACCGAGGTGATTTCCGCGACCGGAATGCCGACCGGAAACTGGCCGCCATCGCCCGAAGTGACGATATGCATGCCGACGGCCGGCTTGGCGGCGCCGGAGAGATATTCCAGGCGCGGGAACGGCGAGTTGTCGCCGGTCAGCACGGCGCGATGGCCGCCTTCCTGCAGCATCACGGGCAGACGTGAATTGAGGTCGGTCAGCAGCAGGATGCGCGAGGCACGATAGCCTACTTCAGCGACGCGGCCGACATAGCCGCCCTCGCCGATCACGGCCTGGCCCTTCTTCACGCCATCCTTGGCGCCGATATTGAGCAGCGCGGTGCGCACGAAGCTGCCGCCGCCATCGGCGATCACACGGCCGGTGACGAAGCGGTTGGTGAGATCGGGACCGGCAGCCAGCAAACGACGCATGCTGGCATTGTCCTGCTCCAGACGGCGGGCGACTTCCTGCCACTGCAGCAGGCGGGCGTTTTCGGTGCGCAGGCGGAAGTTCTCTTCATGCACGAAGAGGATGTCGTCGACCCAGCCGATCGCGGCATTGACCACGCTGACCGGCTGCGCCACGGCGCTCAGGATCGGTTCGAACACATCGGCGACCAGGGCGCGGGAACGTTCGACCACCGGACGGTCGATACGACTGAGCAGGATCAGGCCGACGGCAGAGGCGAGCAGAAGCAGGAACGCAAAACGCTGCAACAGCGCGCGAATAGGCGCTGCGATCCAGGCACTGCGTCCGGTGCGTCTTGCCATGCGTCCCCGTCAGCCCCTTCCCGGCTGTCCGCCGCGATCAATACGGCGGGTTATACAGAACGTGCTTCAGCGTCTTCATTTCTTCCAGCGCACGGCCGGTGCCAAGCGCCACGCAGGAGAGCGGCTCGTCGGCAATCGAAACCGGCAGGCCGGTGGCATGGCGCAGCACGAGGTCGAGATTGCCCAGCAGCGCGCCGCCGCCGGTGAGCACAATGCCCTTGTCGACGATGTCGGCGGCCAGTTCCGGTGCGGTGTGTTCCAGCGCGACCTTCACGGCTTCGACGATGGCGCCGACCGGTTCGGCCAGGCTTTCGGCGATCTGGCGCTGGTTGATCACCAGTTCCTTCGGCACGCCGTTCATCAGATCGCGGCCCTTTATTTCCATCGACAGGCCATTGCCGTCTTCCGGCGGCGCAGCCGAGCCGATCTGCTTCTTGATGCGCTCGGCCGAGGCCTCGCCCACCAGCAGGTTATGGTTGCGGCGGATATAGGCGATGATGGCTTCGTCCATCTTGTCGCCACCGACACGCACGCTGCGCGAATAGACGATGCCGCCCAGCGAGAGCACGGCCACCTCGGTGGTGCCGCCGCCGATATCGACCACCATCGAGCCAGTCGGCTCGGTGACCGGCAGGCCGGCGCCGATCGCCGCAGCCATCGGCTCTTCAATCAGAAAGACGCGGCGCGAACCGGCGGACTCGGCCGAGTCCATGATGGCGCGACGCTCGACCGCGGTGGAGCCCGACGGCACGCAGATGATGACCTGCGGCGAAGCGAAGCTGCGGCGGTTGTGAACCTTGCGGATGAAATGCTTGATCATTTCCTCCGCCACTTCGAAATCGGCGATGACGCCGTCGCGTAAGGGACGGATGGCTTCGATGTTGCCCGGCGTGCGGCCCAGCATCTGTTTGGCTTCGTCGCCGACGGCCAGAACCTGCTTTTTGCCGCGGTTATTGGCGATTGCCACCACGGACGGTTCATTCAGCACGATGCCT includes:
- the mreC gene encoding rod shape-determining protein MreC, with protein sequence MARRTGRSAWIAAPIRALLQRFAFLLLLASAVGLILLSRIDRPVVERSRALVADVFEPILSAVAQPVSVVNAAIGWVDDILFVHEENFRLRTENARLLQWQEVARRLEQDNASMRRLLAAGPDLTNRFVTGRVIADGGGSFVRTALLNIGAKDGVKKGQAVIGEGGYVGRVAEVGYRASRILLLTDLNSRLPVMLQEGGHRAVLTGDNSPFPRLEYLSGAAKPAVGMHIVTSGDGGQFPVGIPVAEITSVDGGVRVRPLVDLGRLDFLRVMQFDETRVEAEDPAAVMPPLLPQASSPASSPQASPAPAPKKP
- a CDS encoding rod shape-determining protein encodes the protein MFSRLMGFMSADMAIDLGTANTLVYVKGRGIVLNEPSVVAIANNRGKKQVLAVGDEAKQMLGRTPGNIEAIRPLRDGVIADFEVAEEMIKHFIRKVHNRRSFASPQVIICVPSGSTAVERRAIMDSAESAGSRRVFLIEEPMAAAIGAGLPVTEPTGSMVVDIGGGTTEVAVLSLGGIVYSRSVRVGGDKMDEAIIAYIRRNHNLLVGEASAERIKKQIGSAAPPEDGNGLSMEIKGRDLMNGVPKELVINQRQIAESLAEPVGAIVEAVKVALEHTAPELAADIVDKGIVLTGGGALLGNLDLVLRHATGLPVSIADEPLSCVALGTGRALEEMKTLKHVLYNPPY